The Chitinophagales bacterium DNA segment GAAAACCCTTATGGCAATTCAGGTCAATTCAGAACTATTGCTATCGAATATAATATGATACATAAAGTAACTTTTTAAATTGTTTATGGTATGTATATCGTAAAAATAGGATGTTTTGTTTCCATTATATTAATGATATGCTCTTGTCAAGATACAGAAGATAAAATAAGTGATGTTAATGAAATTGTTGGAACATACGTATTTAAATATCCCACTGGTCAAATTGAAGTAATTAAATTGAACCATAATTATACATATCAGCAACTCATTTATAAAAATAAATCAGACTATAAAAAATCTTTAGAACCACTTTTTATTAATAAAAATATCTGGGAACAGTTCGATTCAGAAATAGAATTTAAAGATTGGTTAGAGTATTGTAAATTTAGAGACCCATCTAACATAGATAACAGTCCTAAAACCATTAATATGGGAGATGTTTATTGGATTGATAAAAATGATGAGCATGAAGCTATACTTGAATTTTTATATGATACGGATTATTTATTTAAAAGAGTAGAAAATAGTTCCTCCGCTAGCGCGAGTTTGTAACCACACGTGTACGAAACCTCTGTTCGCCGTAGTCTATAGTTGAATTCGTGCAGGGTTTGGCATTCCTCCGTTGGGCTAGGAATTAGTGGTTCTATATTATACAATTTACCAGTTACGATTGTTGGAAGTATGACCCAAGGGTCAGCTCCAATTCATTTAAATCCATTTCATCCAAAAATAATGAAAGAAGAATGAAGATTAATTTTGCATTAATAATTCCGATAAGTATAGTTGGTCTATTCATTTTAGCAGTCTATTTTATATATAATAACAGTAAAAAGATCAAGGAGCAATCAGAGGCAAATTTTTATATATCAATTGGTGGAATAATTGGCAATTATAAGCATAAAGGTCGTGGAATAGAAGAGTATGAGTTAAAATCTGGAGTATTAATATGGGGTAGTTTTTATTCTATAAACGATTATAATCAAGGAAATTCTATTAACGACTCATTTTTTAAACCTAAAAATCAAAATAAGATTCTTTTGTTCAAGTACGACTCTTTAAATAAACGATACAACTTATATGACGAGCTACACTATGGAACTATAATTATTGATTCCTTCACGAAAAAGGAAAAGATATAAGACCTAGCTCGTCGTAGTTTGGCGCAGCGTTTGGCGAAGTTTGCAACCCCGTTCGCCGTAGTCTATAGTCGAAGTCGCGCAGCGCTTGGCGAAGTTTTTAACTCTGATAATCGTAGTCTATTATCGAACCCGGTTTGGCGAAGTCTGTGACTTCGTCAGTGCGTTAGTAAATTTGTAATTTACAAAATAAAAGCTAACTTTGTAACGATAAAGATGAGCACAGGATACAAGATTTTAGACCAGAATGCATTATTCTATTTGACGTTCCAGATAGTAGATTGGGTAGATATTTTTACACGAAAAATTTATAAAGATATTGTTATAGAAAGTTTCAGTTATTGTATGGAGCATAAGGGATTGAACTTATATGCTTATGTCATTATGTCTAATCATATTCATTTGATAGCTAGTGCTAGAGAAGGATTTGCATTGAGTGATATCATCAGAGATTTCAAGAAGCATACTGCTAAACGATTTTTAGAAGAAATAAGCAAGCCAACAGAAAGTAGAAATGACTGGATGTTAAAACGATTTTAATTCGCTGCTAAAAGACACAATAGAAACAGTGAGTTTCAAATATGGACACACTAAAATCATGCAGTCGAGTTGATTACGAATAAATTTATAGATCAGAAATTGAATTATATTCATGAAAATCCAGTTAGGGCAGGTATCGTATATAAAGCAGAAGACTATATGTATAGCAGTGCGTCGAACTATATTTTAGGAGAAGGAATTATAAATGTCAAGATATTGGAATGAAATCAGAGATTTCAATACACGGCGACGCAGTCAGAGACCGCGCCGAACAGGGATTTAGTATGGATAGCGGAAGCAATTGGACCGGGTGGCTCAAGTGATAATAGTACAAATAGAGCAAACGGCGGAACAACTGAAGCAGGTATTACAAGAACAGCGGTTTTTTCTAGAACTGGGAAAGCATTATCAGGTCATAATGGTAGGATTGGATATTACAGACCAATCGCACCGTAATTAAGTCAAAATAAATTTTATGAAATTTGGATTTTTATTAATTATATTAGCACACTTCAATTGTGTTTCGCAAATTAAAGATTTAAATTACTTAGATAGTATGTTAAGTAATAAATATTGCAACAATGAGTTTGACTATGATAGTGTTTATTTTTTACCAGATTATGGCTGTTTTTTTGACGCTAATAAGCAAAATATTGGTTTGGTAAATGTTTTTCTGATTCCAAAGTCTAAGCTTAAAAATCGC contains these protein-coding regions:
- a CDS encoding transposase, whose translation is MSTGYKILDQNALFYLTFQIVDWVDIFTRKIYKDIVIESFSYCMEHKGLNLYAYVIMSNHIHLIASAREGFALSDIIRDFKKHTAKRFLEEISKPTESRNDWMLKRF